Part of the Mangifera indica cultivar Alphonso chromosome 4, CATAS_Mindica_2.1, whole genome shotgun sequence genome, TCCAATACGTATTATTCAACTTCATCTTAACCTTTACACCCAAAGACATAAGTGTCTCATTTGCATAACTCTTTGGTTGGAGTCCAATGTTTGAGATGAGGATGCCTCACCATACAATAAGCCCAAAGAGGATCTTTTGACATGCTTGTATTAGTAAAGCCATTACAATGTAAGACACCGTCATGCACCCACTTGTAATGCATTATCCCATCTATAACAACAAGGAATATACTTCCTTTACCAACCAACCTTGAAAGTCACACGAATGCACATACACCATGTCCTTTCCCTTTAAGAAAGACTTAAACTCTAGTCTGCCATCTTCTACCATACATAAAAGAGTAATGTGTCACCTTAACTCTAATGTATATAGGGAAACATAACTAATTAGTTTATCGGTAATAGAAGACTCTTAAAGTTGAGTATCTCAATATTGTACAAATTGCTGTTAAGATTCCTTCGATCGACCaatgaaaaaaaggaaactcTAATCAcattgcttttctttttatagCCAAATCagagcaaaaacaaaaaccaatcCTAACCATTTAAAAACCATCCCAAACATGTGCTAGTCATCTTGAGATGAAAATAGGGCACATCTAATCACATTTTATGGGAAAGTGGAACAACATGACAATTATATAGTGTGAaacatataaaatcataattatactAACTAAGAAGTTTTTATTAGAAAGATTTCACAATCTTCAAATGGCACAATTAGCAAAAGAAAGTTCTTCAAATCCTCTTCGTATTCCAAAAATTTGAGGGtgataattatacaatattctCTTACCCTTAAGGTGGCTCCTCGAGAAGCATCACTTTAAGAAAACATGTCTATTATGATAAATGATTAGCTATAACACCAGTGAGCATAAAGACCTTTTACCTCGTAGTAGTAAGTAAACCTCCACACATTAGGAAATCCACAAgaggattttcaatttttttcatatcaatAAAGGAAAGTTATCCTCTCTTTTTAATTGGGATAATACCATTATTGTAAATATTCTCATTTAGTttaactaaaattgaaataaatttttagaatcatatttgaattagaaacttcaaaatatttgtattcgaattttaatttctccTCTCAAGCCTTGCAAATATAAAAGACCACTATGAGGAAAGAAATAAAGGGAGAGAGACCAAGCCATATACAACTAGAAGTGCTCATGAGCAAGTGATCGAACTAATCAACCTATATAGTCCCTTTCGTTCTCATCATTTCTAGGATATTTTCAAATAACAAGCTAATAATTACACCATGGACATAAAAATTCTTTAACTCTTTACTTTAATCACATTATACAAGTATAAACTTTAGAGTAATTTATCTTATCTTTACCACTGTTACAAAAAGTTTAACTTAGATAAGACTCTTAATTGTGTGTGTGAGTGTGtctacatacacacacacacacacacacacacatatataatattagaagaatgtatgaaagttttaaaatgatttatggaacataaattttaaacattcaaaaattctcaaaattgtgaatttcatttgtttcattctcaaagttttaaGATGTGATAGTCTCACTATCTCATTTCATTGGCATTGCTAAACTGTCTAATTAgacaaacaaaaacatatattgTTGAACCCCAAAGGTTAGCAAAATTGGTGGAGTAGGTCCGAGTCTCTTTCATGCGTgtgaaatattaacttatttaatataatgattgtGGGTTTGATTACTGTGCTGTGAGTTTACCCATTTGACAAATATGGATAAAGTTccggttaaaaaaaaaacatatatttttttttataaataatattggatGATTATTTATGAATCATTGAACAAGCTTAAAACATTAGTAAAGTGAGGCTACATGTAAGTTTTACTCGGAATTATATTTCTTTGGCTTTTACCCGATTAATACGCAACCATGTAAATACATATCATCATCATTCCACCATTAGTTTACTGCAGAACATACTCTGCGAATTTCACCTTCAGTTCCCGTTTTAACTCCAATGTTACTCATCTTCACCATTGATTTTCCAAACTCTACCCTGAAGGTCAACCCAAGCAACCCTCCGATACCCAAGAAGCGTTGGACGATAGTTTTAGTGGAAGCATCAGTCCATAACTTCTGATCAGACTCTATTACACCACGTCCATCCCTCAAATTTGAGAAGAAAGATGTGTCTAATCCAACACGCCTTGCGCCATCACCATTTTCTGGACAGAGCGCTTGTAGTTGAGGAAGGAAGGCAGAATTGATGGAAGAATCAGCACCATTTGCAGTGAAATTATATAGTCTGTATCTAAAAAATTGGCATGCTGAAGTACCAATGGTATGTCCTCCTGGTAATTAATTAACAGAGACGCAAATTAAGTTAGTTTATATCAAAAAGGAAAATGCTAAATAGTCAATCTTATTTTTCTGTGTTTAATATTCTTACCAACAAGAGTGACGAGGTCTTGAGTGTTTAAACCCTTATCAAGAAACTTTTGCTTTTGCACTTCAACCGAATCAGTGAAACTTGGCAAATTTCCAGCATCAGACGCCTGTGAGACCCTGCCATCTCTGCGTCCAGTGGGTACTGACCAACTTAGTCCTCCTGTCTGTACAAAATAAAACGGTCCTTCATTAATAAACATATCagagagaaaaattataaactttttcCTAGGGAGAAATTTTGAGCAAACATATAAAAACGTACAATAACCACGGAATCACGGGCTGCCAGGGCAAGTATATCAGCACATGAGACGGCACCTGGGCATGCAGCCTCAATCTGAGATTTGGCATCATCAATAACTTCATATCCTCTCAGCAGGGTGTTTGGTGGTGCAGTTTTCTCAGTGTTAGGGCCGTCAATGAGAATAGAAGCATCGCAGCCTTGGACGAAACAGTCATGGAAATGCATCCTTAGTAAGCCAGGGGCAATGGAGGGATCAGACTGGAAATGAGCTTTAATAGTAGACTTAACTATGGATTCAGCTTGAGGGCATGTTTTTGAATAGAACCCAACACGTGTGTCTTGGCTATAAACATATGTTACTGCCATTACAAGAAACATAAATATAGAAAAGGACGCATTAATTCTGGGACGAGAAGAAGCCATTATTTCTGGTGAggaaaatttaagttaatgtagtgaaataatttgataatcataaatatttatagaGAATATGAAGTCAGAAGTTGAGAGGAAGTAAAGAAAGGATGGCTACCAACTACAACGTCTTAAAGCTAGAGTGAACGATGAAGAAGATTCAAAGGTTTGGGGGAATGAGTTGGGCAAGTTTGGCTTGTATTATGATGCCGCCTTAGTCTTGTTGTGTAATGAATGTTGGGGTTTTggattatgtatcaaaaatataaatgggATTAGATTATTGGCCCACCGCCAACCTGTTTGCTGAGATGCATGTATGGAATCTCTTTTTTAAGTGAGATTGAGAAAAAATTCCTTTTTGCATTAAACTTTAACAggaaaatttcttcaaagtacactttatataaaaaaaaaatccttgtttaatttctttttaaaattaaaatagcatttcccttttaaattacttaaataccctGAACTAGGTCAACGTGGACATAGACAAATTTGCAACATCTTGCACTATATGAGACTTCTAAAGTAGAAAGGTTTTCCGAAGTTAGTCTATCTCTTAAGGAGGTTATAAgaaaaaccaaacaaataattaaagacAGTATAAtagccaaataactattttccccCAATCTTTAATAAAAGTGtagtctttttttttcatccattttttgtcaattcatatgttgaatttttattttatttatttatttagttttggaTATTACCAatctatctttatttatttattgaaattacaaaaatgctTAAATAAATAATGGCCATTTAATTCTATCAACATTGTTTTCAATTTGCTTTTCCAAAAGCTTCTTCCCTCCCTATCTATGTGTATTTCCTTTGGTTTCTCTTCTCTcttaataagtaaaaacataaattctctttttaaaatttaatcaacattGGGAAGAAGTATCTTGTGAACATTACAATAAGGATCACCCATCTTGAAAGTCAAACTCCTTAAAGCCAAAGCCCAAGCCAATGAAGATCTACCAAGGATCCCCAAAACTAGTCCTCTACACCCCTTCATTCCTCAATAGAGCAACTACACCAAGCTTAGCCATCCTGAAGCTAAGAATGTATGGTGAGAAACCAAATATGTGTGTCATGATAAACTAAGTAAGATAGTCATCATAATATTATGATCTCCTTAGCTTGTAAGGTGTCAACGTGGATCAATCAAAGATCAAGGTCGATACAAGAGTGGTGTTAAAGATGCAATTAGTACAATCTAAAATGGAATCGCAATCCTACAGAAATAGAATAAACAAATTACAATTGATTGTAGTTTATATAACACTCCCTCACAATTGTAGTTGAAGCTCACAAAGCTACAATTGGAGATGCAAGGAAAGAAAACATTTGTGAGACaactatttgttaaatatatttgcAAGTTGAGAAACAGTAGGAACATGTTGGAGTCAAAGAGCCCCACGACCAACAAACTCACAAATGAAGTGTAGATCGATGTCGATATGTCAAGTGTAAGCATGAAACACAAGATTGGTGTCCATGTAGAGAGCAAACTAATTGTCAAAAAGTAGAAAACAAGTTGAGTGAAGAGAAACTCGAGCTTGtgtaaaatataacaaaactaTCGAACATTAGCAACAACATGTGTGAGAGCATGATAATTAGACTTTATACTAGATTGGGACACAATAGTTTGTTTCTTGGTAGTCCAACAAACGAAGTTGTGACCAAAAAAACATAACCACAGGGATAAAACATCGTGTTGAAACTTCAATAACCCAATCAACATCCAAATAATATGAGAGATGAATATTGGAGCCACGATGAAAGGCAACAAGGTCATGAAATAAGGTGCCCTTAATATACCAAAAAATGTGCTTGACTACTTATATGTCTCAATGAATAGGAGCAAATAACCACTGGACAACCTAATttacaataaaagaaatattaggtCGAGTGAGAGGAAGACATTGAAGACCACAAACCATGTTATGATAAAGTGTAACATCAAGAAATGGAACATCATCGACAGATAATAATGTcttgaaaaaacaaaaggggTAGCACAGGGACACATGATTCAAGTTTGAAGTATTGTAATAGATCTACCATGTAACAATTGAAGTGTTGTAACATATCTACCATGTAATAACGTTGAGAAAGATACAATGTGGTGGATTATCAAACAACTTCCACACTAAAGAAAAAGCTGAATGTGACCCTAGTCCTAACAAGTAAAGGTAGATACATAATTGTAATAATCGATGTATCAAAATTGATAGCAACTAAATCATCCATATAAGTAAACAAAATCACAATCGAGGATAAGGTATAATGGATGAATAGTAAAACTTTGAAACAATTGTTGGCAAAAtcatagtaaaaaaaaaaggtacaaCTGATGATACCACACATTAGACACTTGTTTAAGGCCATAAATAGTCTTTATAAGACAACAAACATGAGACAGTCAATTAGGGTCGATGAAACTGGGAGACTGCTCTATGAAAACTTTTTCGATGAGAtacctttgaaaaaaaaaacatttttgacATCAAGTTGATGAAATGGCCAACGATACATGGCAACAAGGGCTAGAATGGTACCAATGGTAGTCAACTTAACAACATGATTAAAGGTATCTCCAAAACCTACACCAGTTTACTGATGACAACCCTTGACAACTAAATGAGCCTTTTACCTCTTAATAGACATATCAGCTTGTTGTTTAACCTTGTAAACCCAACAATGACCAAACAAATTATGTTAAAGAGATGGCCAAACAAGAACCAAACTATTGTTCCATATAAGGTTATCACATTTTTCACTTATCGCCTAACACTAATAAGGAAAAGATTTTGCTTGCTTGTAAGTTGTCAATGCATGTAATACAAGACCTAAAGCCATAACAATAAGAGCATGTGACAATACATGAGGAGAGGAATCCATGATATTTGTTGCTTAAGAACTTTGGCCAAAGTGGCAATGTCTCAAATCAATCAAACGTATAGTCTTCTAAAGAGTCAAGAACAATTGATGGTGAGACAGAAGAGTCAGTATAGGAAAACATTATCTGTAAGCAAGATGAATGAGACAACGAAGCATTTGATGATAAAGAAGGAGAACCCACTGAATTTGGTAGTGACTACAAGCTATGTCAAGCTGCATATGGTCATAAGTACTAGATAAATATGGGCCCAAAACATTAGAAAGTTGAACAGTCATGAACGTAACCAATAATGAGTGAAGCCCTAAAGAAGGCTCTAAGGAGGGATGAACAATAACAAATCTAGGAAAGGCAATCTCATGAAACACCACATAGGGAGAAATGTAGACATGACTAATAGGTACATGGAGACAATAATGCTTATGATAAGAAACATCGTACCGcaaaaataaatagagaatAGATTGTGGGTGTAACACCCATCAAAAACGTTTTATCCTTTAGGATAAAGCACTACTAAAATCTATCATGCATGTATGATATTCTCAATCTATAATCAAACATTCTATTGTCAACatacatatatcataattatttgaataatacctcatgtctttattaataatattaaaaacagtagttaattaaaaaaaaatcctcaagCATTATAATCAAAATCGTAAATCCATATGTGtgctaaatataataatcaagtctatcataattatatcataaatctaTAGGCCAACCCTCAATGTCTATGAGTCCATCTACCACATGTTGTTTTATTACCGATAAGTCATTTCACCCTTGTCACTTTTAATTCTATCACATGCAATATGTAAAGGAATGGAGTAATTGAAAAATACTTAATAAGTAAGAATGGTCTATTATATAATCTCTTAATAAGAGTGGTCAATTCTATAATCTCCTAATCAAATCTATCCCCTCTTATTTGCATACCCAGGTTATCTTTATCTCAATCTCAAGTTATCGAT contains:
- the LOC123213460 gene encoding peroxidase N1-like codes for the protein MASSRPRINASFSIFMFLVMAVTYVYSQDTRVGFYSKTCPQAESIVKSTIKAHFQSDPSIAPGLLRMHFHDCFVQGCDASILIDGPNTEKTAPPNTLLRGYEVIDDAKSQIEAACPGAVSCADILALAARDSVVITGGLSWSVPTGRRDGRVSQASDAGNLPSFTDSVEVQKQKFLDKGLNTQDLVTLVGGHTIGTSACQFFRYRLYNFTANGADSSINSAFLPQLQALCPENGDGARRVGLDTSFFSNLRDGRGVIESDQKLWTDASTKTIVQRFLGIGGLLGLTFRVEFGKSMVKMSNIGVKTGTEGEIRRVCSAVN